The following are from one region of the Stanieria sp. NIES-3757 genome:
- a CDS encoding bacterioferritin, whose protein sequence is MKELDRDKTITILNEIMEFELAGVVRYTHYSLMVTGPNRIPIVQFFQAQANESLTHAQQVGEILTGLEGHPSLKIAPIEESYEHNLHAILSESLNHEKKALELYKKLLDVVKDASVYLEEFTRSMIGQEELHNIEIRKMLRDFV, encoded by the coding sequence ATGAAAGAACTAGATCGAGACAAAACAATTACTATTCTCAACGAAATAATGGAATTTGAACTAGCTGGAGTTGTGCGTTACACTCATTATTCCTTGATGGTTACTGGACCGAATCGTATTCCTATTGTGCAATTCTTTCAAGCACAAGCAAATGAATCTTTAACTCATGCTCAACAAGTAGGAGAAATTCTGACAGGTTTAGAGGGGCATCCTAGTCTCAAAATCGCTCCGATTGAAGAAAGCTATGAACACAATCTTCATGCAATTTTATCGGAAAGTCTCAATCATGAAAAAAAAGCTTTGGAACTCTATAAGAAGTTACTTGATGTGGTTAAAGATGCGAGCGTTTATCTTGAAGAGTTTACCCGTAGCATGATTGGACAGGAAGAATTACACAACATAGAAATTAGGAAGATGTTGCGCGATTTTGTTTAA
- a CDS encoding Chloride channel core → MRNRLDEWFKSRVLARSSIDNRYALIEACLIGILSGLAALLLKQGIGWLGGWRIKTAYEYGAIITLPITGLVFGTLAGWAIEILSPAAAGGGIPQVKAALARYPMPLNLRVALVKAVGTILVLGAGLTLGRRGPTVHIGAALAAQLSSWIPNSPTNRRQMIAAGAAAGLAAGFNTPIAGVLFVVEELMRDVSGLTLETAIVASFTGSVVSRSLGSADLNIPATMLRSSQQSSFAAREIPFYIVLGILAGLLGVLFNHGILYGIKLNRQLKIPMPFRMGLAGLISGIIIAFLPAFFRDNSGLREFLISGGLSWQAVAIAFSAHFFLTILAYSCGAPGGLFAPALVMGSALGYLVGMAEVNLIASQSPYTFALAGMGAFFTAVVRVPVTAIVIVFEMTTDFNLVLPLMIVSAVAYIVAESFHRGSIYQHLLSASGIQLQEDAPNYDFLAKLKAVDVMQSQVETLSSSLTVEEAMKAISRSSHRGFPVMEEGALVGIITQSDLATANKKNDSILLKEIMTARPITANPTTSLGDVLYLLNRYQLSRLPVTQGSKLIGIITQSDIIKAEVQQLSGDREVTAKPEPSYVAYRTRSPATGRGRILLPLSNPENASNLLQIAIAIARYQKYEIDCLQVISVPKYIYPAQAQIDLTANRTLMARLEQSGQKHNIPIHTQIRIANDTAEAILEAIAQEQINLLLMGWKGSTSSPDQIFGSVVDTLIKQAPCDLMLVKLGQKPYSFPHKLDRQGLWLIPTAGGANTQKALKILPGLANFSGLVRTPKIKLCQIYSPTQSDLPLQHLSKTAAALRDKINLPVTILPIRAYSVSETIIRLTGTEKYDLILIGATSEGLLQNAVRGNIPEEIARKVDTTVIIFRNAL, encoded by the coding sequence ATGAGGAATCGACTTGATGAGTGGTTTAAATCCAGAGTTTTGGCGCGTAGTTCGATTGATAATCGTTATGCGTTAATTGAAGCGTGTCTAATTGGTATTTTATCAGGATTAGCTGCTCTGTTACTGAAACAGGGGATTGGCTGGTTAGGAGGATGGCGGATCAAAACTGCCTATGAATACGGTGCAATCATTACTTTACCAATCACAGGTTTAGTCTTTGGGACGCTCGCTGGTTGGGCGATTGAAATTTTGTCACCAGCAGCAGCAGGAGGCGGTATTCCCCAGGTTAAAGCAGCGTTAGCCCGATATCCAATGCCTTTAAACTTGAGAGTTGCTTTAGTTAAAGCGGTTGGAACTATTTTGGTTTTGGGTGCTGGTTTAACTTTAGGTCGTCGGGGTCCAACGGTGCATATTGGTGCAGCTTTAGCAGCCCAGTTAAGTAGTTGGATTCCCAATTCTCCTACTAATCGCCGTCAGATGATTGCAGCAGGTGCAGCAGCAGGATTAGCAGCAGGTTTTAATACGCCCATTGCAGGGGTTTTATTTGTAGTTGAAGAGTTGATGCGCGATGTTTCGGGTTTGACTCTAGAAACAGCGATTGTTGCTTCTTTTACGGGGTCGGTAGTCTCTCGTAGCTTAGGTTCAGCAGACTTGAATATACCTGCAACCATGTTACGTTCTTCTCAACAGAGTAGTTTTGCAGCTAGAGAAATTCCTTTTTATATTGTGCTGGGAATTTTAGCTGGTTTGTTGGGAGTGTTATTTAATCACGGTATTCTCTACGGCATCAAACTTAACCGTCAATTAAAAATACCTATGCCTTTCCGCATGGGATTAGCAGGCTTAATTTCTGGGATTATTATTGCTTTTTTACCTGCTTTTTTTCGTGATAATTCTGGTTTACGAGAGTTTTTAATTTCTGGAGGCTTAAGTTGGCAAGCTGTTGCGATCGCTTTTTCGGCTCATTTTTTCTTGACGATTCTGGCTTATAGCTGTGGCGCACCTGGAGGCTTATTTGCTCCTGCTTTGGTGATGGGTTCTGCTTTAGGCTATTTGGTTGGCATGGCAGAAGTCAATTTGATTGCGAGTCAATCTCCTTATACTTTTGCTTTGGCAGGAATGGGAGCGTTTTTTACGGCAGTAGTCAGAGTTCCCGTCACGGCAATTGTGATTGTCTTTGAAATGACAACGGATTTTAATTTAGTTTTACCTTTGATGATTGTTTCTGCGGTGGCTTATATTGTTGCCGAAAGTTTTCATCGAGGTTCGATTTACCAACATCTTCTTAGTGCAAGTGGGATTCAACTCCAAGAAGATGCTCCTAATTACGATTTTTTGGCGAAATTAAAAGCGGTTGATGTGATGCAGTCGCAGGTAGAAACTTTATCTAGTAGTTTGACGGTTGAAGAAGCTATGAAAGCTATTTCTCGTTCTTCTCACCGTGGTTTTCCTGTGATGGAAGAAGGTGCATTAGTAGGAATTATTACTCAGTCAGATTTAGCTACTGCTAATAAGAAAAATGATTCAATTCTCTTGAAAGAGATTATGACAGCACGTCCGATTACAGCTAATCCTACTACTTCTTTAGGGGATGTTTTGTATCTCTTAAATCGTTATCAATTATCTCGTCTTCCTGTAACTCAGGGTAGTAAACTGATCGGGATTATTACTCAAAGTGACATTATTAAAGCGGAAGTACAACAACTCAGTGGCGATCGCGAAGTAACTGCTAAACCAGAACCTTCTTATGTTGCTTATCGCACCCGTTCCCCCGCTACTGGGAGAGGGCGTATTTTACTACCTTTATCTAATCCTGAAAATGCCTCAAATTTATTGCAAATTGCTATAGCGATCGCACGATATCAAAAGTATGAAATTGATTGTCTACAAGTTATTTCTGTACCTAAATATATTTATCCTGCTCAAGCACAAATAGATTTAACTGCTAATCGAACTTTAATGGCTCGTTTAGAACAATCAGGACAAAAGCATAATATTCCGATTCATACTCAAATTCGGATTGCTAACGATACCGCCGAAGCCATCTTAGAAGCGATCGCCCAAGAGCAAATTAATCTTTTATTAATGGGTTGGAAGGGAAGTACCTCTAGTCCAGATCAAATTTTTGGCAGTGTAGTTGATACTCTAATTAAACAAGCTCCCTGTGATTTAATGCTGGTCAAATTGGGTCAAAAACCCTATTCTTTCCCCCACAAATTGGATCGACAAGGTTTATGGTTAATTCCCACTGCGGGTGGAGCAAATACTCAAAAAGCCTTAAAAATCTTACCTGGTTTAGCCAATTTTTCTGGTTTAGTTCGTACGCCTAAAATTAAATTGTGTCAAATTTATTCTCCTACTCAATCAGATTTACCGCTTCAGCACTTAAGCAAAACAGCAGCAGCTTTGCGAGATAAAATTAATCTTCCTGTGACTATATTGCCAATTCGAGCTTATTCAGTCTCAGAAACAATTATTCGTCTTACAGGTACAGAAAAATACGATTTGATTCTTATTGGAGCAACTAGCGAAGGATTACTACAAAATGCTGTTCGCGGTAATATTCCTGAAGAAATTGCCAGAAAAGTAGATACTACAGTAATTATCTTTCGCAATGCTTTGTAA
- a CDS encoding MCP methyltransferase, CheR-type with PAS/PAC sensor has product METTNEELQSTNEELETTNEELQSTNEELETMNEELQSTNEELQTINDELRQRTTELNQANSFLGSILASIRSGVIVVDCQFQILGWNNEAENLWGLRVDEVKGQSLLGLDIGLPVAQLREPIRRCLPVAQLREPIRRCLSRNEDKQEIQLQAINRRGKTIQCHISFNPLIGINKELQGVILLIDEIGASID; this is encoded by the coding sequence TTGGAAACTACTAACGAGGAACTGCAATCAACTAATGAAGAGTTGGAAACTACTAACGAGGAACTGCAATCAACTAATGAAGAACTAGAAACGATGAATGAAGAACTGCAATCAACTAATGAAGAATTGCAGACTATCAATGACGAATTACGTCAACGGACAACCGAACTCAATCAAGCAAATAGTTTTCTAGGTTCGATCTTGGCAAGTATTCGCTCTGGTGTAATTGTAGTAGACTGTCAGTTTCAGATTCTCGGTTGGAATAATGAAGCCGAAAATCTTTGGGGATTGCGAGTAGATGAAGTTAAAGGACAATCTTTATTAGGTCTTGATATTGGTTTACCAGTTGCTCAATTACGAGAACCGATTCGTAGATGTTTACCAGTTGCTCAATTACGAGAACCGATTCGTAGATGTTTAAGTAGAAACGAAGACAAACAAGAAATCCAACTTCAAGCTATCAATCGCCGAGGAAAAACTATTCAATGTCATATTAGTTTTAATCCCTTAATTGGAATTAATAAAGAACTTCAAGGTGTAATTCTCTTGATAGATGAAATTGGGGCTTCAATTGACTAA